The genome window TCCCGCAGAAAGGACAGTAAATGACAGCCTGCTCAAACCAGCCCGGGCCCTGTTCCGTTTGAATATAACCAACTGTCAGATAAAGAATATCTTTTTCATCTACAAGAATGAATGAATTGGGTGGCGAAGTCATTGCATCTTTAAGATCCTGACAGCATCTCCCGAATTCAGGTTTCGTCATAATAATCTCCCGTAGCGAGTTATCTCATATATGTTCGAGCTGAAGAGTTCGAATCCCCTGTAGTGTCATTGATAAGCCAACAATAAATGGCTTAACAAGGTCATTTGCGAGGGTAATAAGTTGGTGGAGGATAGGGGATTCGAACCCCTGACCTTTTGGCTGCCAGCCAAACGCTCTCCCAGCTGAGCTAATCCCCCACGTGAGGTGAGATGCCGTCGGATGCGGTGGTTGTTTCCGGGCGGCGGACTGGACGCCTTTACACGATTCCAGCCTTAAAGATTATAGAAGTGCCGGCGGATTGGCGCAAGCTGGAAACATCACCCGCTGCTGGCGCAAGCTGGCGGAACATCAGACCGTCGCTCGATGACCGCCGGTTCAGCCGGCTAGCGGATCACCCCGCCGCGGGCTCTGCTTCCCCCATGACGACCTTCTGCTCTCCCAGGGCCATCACTACGTCCTTGCGTATCTCCCGGGCCACCTCGGGATCCATAAAAGGCTCGGTGCGGGCGATCACGCGGATCTTCACTGTCTTGCCCACGACTTCCTCGATGCCCAGCACTTCCGGGCCGCCGATGATGAACTCCGCAACCGGCGATGAGGACTCGGCAGCTTTTTTCGCGGCAGCGTCGATCAGCTCAATCACCTTCGGAAGATCCTCGCGGTAATCGATGGCGAAGTCCAGGTTCACACGGCTCCAGCCCTTGGTGAGATTGGAGACCACCCGCATCTCGCCGTTGGGGATGATATGGAGGATGCCCTCGCCATCACGCGCGAGGGTAGTCCGCAGCTTTATTGCCTCGACCTTACCCTTGACCGCGCCTACCTGGATCACATCTCCCACGTAGAACTGGCCTTCGCTCAGAACGAAAAATCCGCCGATGACGTCCTTCACCAGCGTCTGGGCGCCGAAACCGATGGCAACGCCGACGATTCCGGCCGTGGCTATCAGCGGACCGATATCGTAGCCGAGTTCCCGCAGGATCATCAGCGAGACCACGGCGATCAGGGCGCCGATTATGAGGCTTCTCATGGTACCGGCCAGCGTACGCGCCCGCATCTCCTGCTCACGGGAGACCAGGTCGCTGTCGCTCACCTTGCGGCCGGCCACCTTGATCAGACGCCGTGAAGCGGTGCGGATGATGTAATACAGAATGATCGCGCCGACGATCATGGCGGCGATGCGCACGCCGCTGGTTATGGCCCAGTCATATAGCCTGTCCGCCCAGCTGGTATCCAGAAGAGCACTCCTTGCCTTAA of Actinomycetota bacterium contains these proteins:
- a CDS encoding mechanosensitive ion channel, with protein sequence MRIAAMIVGAIILYYIIRTASRRLIKVAGRKVSDSDLVSREQEMRARTLAGTMRSLIIGALIAVVSLMILRELGYDIGPLIATAGIVGVAIGFGAQTLVKDVIGGFFVLSEGQFYVGDVIQVGAVKGKVEAIKLRTTLARDGEGILHIIPNGEMRVVSNLTKGWSRVNLDFAIDYREDLPKVIELIDAAAKKAAESSSPVAEFIIGGPEVLGIEEVVGKTVKIRVIARTEPFMDPEVAREIRKDVVMALGEQKVVMGEAEPAAG